The following proteins come from a genomic window of Triticum aestivum cultivar Chinese Spring chromosome 6A, IWGSC CS RefSeq v2.1, whole genome shotgun sequence:
- the LOC123130072 gene encoding histone H2B.3-like, giving the protein MAPKAEKKPVAEKAEKTTTAKKTKAEKRPPASKEGGEKKGKKKAKKSVETYKIYIFKVLKQVHPDIGISSKAMSIMNSFISDIFEKLAGESAKLARYNKKPTITSREIQTSVRLVLPGELAKHAVSEGTKAVTKFTSS; this is encoded by the coding sequence ATGGCGCCCAAGGCGGAGAAGAAGCCGGTGGCGGAGAAGGCCGAGAAGACCACGacggcgaagaagaccaaggccgaGAAGCGGCCGCCGGCGTCCAAGGAGGGCggcgagaagaaggggaagaagaaggccaagaagagcgTGGAGACGTACAAGATCTACATCTTCAAGGTGCTCAAACAGGTGCACCCGGACATCGGCATCTCCTCCAAGGCCATGTCcatcatgaactccttcatcagcGACATCTTCGAGAAGCTCGCCGGGGAGTCGGCCAAGCTCGCCCGCTACAACAAGAAGCCCACCATCACGTCAAGGGAGATCCAGACCTCCGTCCGCCTCGTCCTCCCTGGCGAGCTCGCCAAGCACGCCGTCTCCGAGGGCACCAAGGCCgtcaccaagttcacctcctcctAG